One window from the genome of Amycolatopsis sp. NBC_01480 encodes:
- a CDS encoding helix-turn-helix domain-containing protein: protein MERTHMSHDTGSAPLDIIATSLRRERTRAGLSLTELARLAGLAKSTLSQLESGSGNPSVETLWALGVALDVPFSRLVEPERPQVRVIRAGKGPTVFAEHADYACTLLSACPPSARRDVYLIRAEPGTPRRSDPHMNGVVEHIVICAGRARVGVTDDPVELLPGDYISYPGDVRHIFEALEPGTFGVEISEYS, encoded by the coding sequence ATGGAGCGAACACACATGTCGCACGACACCGGGAGCGCGCCGCTCGACATCATCGCGACGTCGCTGCGCCGCGAACGCACCCGCGCCGGCCTCTCCCTGACCGAGCTGGCGCGGCTCGCGGGGCTGGCGAAGTCCACGCTGTCGCAGCTGGAATCCGGCTCGGGCAACCCCAGTGTCGAGACGCTGTGGGCGCTCGGCGTCGCGCTCGACGTGCCGTTCTCCCGGCTGGTCGAACCCGAGCGGCCGCAGGTCCGCGTGATCCGCGCGGGCAAGGGGCCGACGGTGTTCGCCGAGCACGCCGACTACGCGTGCACGCTGCTTTCCGCGTGCCCGCCGTCGGCCCGCCGGGACGTGTACCTGATCCGCGCGGAGCCGGGCACCCCGCGGCGGTCGGACCCGCACATGAACGGCGTGGTCGAGCACATCGTGATCTGCGCCGGGCGGGCCCGCGTCGGCGTGACCGACGACCCGGTCGAGCTGCTGCCCGGCGACTACATCTCCTATCCCGGCGACGTCCGGCACATCTTCGAGGCGCTGGAGCCGGGCACGTTCGGGGTGGAGATCTCCGAATACTCCTGA
- a CDS encoding AzlC family ABC transporter permease, translating into MRSIWRTLDRGLARDIGLVCLADALVGVSYGAISVSSGFPFWAPMLLSLLVFAGASQFMFVGIVAAGGNPLAAVVVGLLVNTRHVPFGFAIGDVLGTRWANRIAGSHLMIDESVAFALAQKDFSRKRAAYWACGTGLFVSWNVGVLLGAFAGTAISNTGAFGLDAAFPAVLLALVLPSLRDRATRLPVLLGVLAALIATPFLPAGLPVLFALVGVVAGAAAKEPKAREPEEVQ; encoded by the coding sequence ATGCGTTCGATATGGCGAACACTCGACCGGGGCCTGGCCCGGGACATCGGCCTGGTCTGCCTGGCCGACGCCCTGGTCGGCGTGTCCTACGGGGCTATCTCGGTGAGCTCCGGCTTCCCGTTCTGGGCCCCGATGTTGTTGTCCCTGCTGGTTTTCGCCGGCGCTTCGCAGTTCATGTTCGTCGGCATCGTGGCGGCGGGCGGCAACCCGCTGGCCGCCGTCGTGGTCGGCCTGCTGGTGAACACGCGGCACGTGCCGTTCGGCTTCGCGATCGGCGACGTGCTCGGCACGCGCTGGGCGAACCGGATCGCGGGCAGCCACCTGATGATCGACGAATCGGTGGCGTTCGCGTTGGCGCAGAAGGATTTCAGCCGCAAACGCGCGGCGTACTGGGCCTGTGGCACCGGCCTGTTCGTGTCCTGGAACGTCGGCGTGCTGCTGGGCGCCTTCGCGGGCACGGCGATCAGCAACACCGGCGCGTTCGGCCTGGACGCCGCGTTCCCCGCCGTGCTGCTGGCCCTGGTCCTGCCGTCCCTGCGCGACCGGGCCACCCGGCTGCCCGTGCTGCTCGGCGTGCTGGCCGCGCTGATCGCGACGCCGTTCCTGCCCGCCGGGCTGCCCGTGCTGTTCGCCTTGGTGGGCGTGGTCGCGGGCGCCGCGGCGAAGGAGCCGAAAGCCCGTGAACCCGAGGAGGTGCAGTGA
- a CDS encoding AzlD domain-containing protein — MDGVELLIAIAVLGAGTFAFRLAGPMLRTRVNLSPRAERLMALSAIVLLAALVATSALTEGHSFAGIARPAGVLVGGVLAWRKAPFVAVVVAAAATAALLRLAGVP; from the coding sequence ATGGACGGCGTCGAGCTGCTCATCGCGATCGCGGTGCTGGGCGCGGGGACGTTCGCGTTCCGGCTCGCCGGGCCGATGCTGCGGACCCGGGTGAACCTGTCCCCGCGCGCGGAACGGCTGATGGCGCTGTCCGCGATCGTCCTGCTGGCCGCGCTGGTCGCCACCAGCGCGCTGACCGAGGGCCATTCGTTCGCCGGGATCGCCCGCCCGGCCGGGGTGCTGGTCGGCGGGGTGCTGGCCTGGCGCAAGGCCCCGTTCGTCGCGGTGGTGGTCGCCGCCGCGGCCACCGCCGCGCTGCTCCGCCTGGCCGGGGTGCCGTGA
- a CDS encoding DUF5937 family protein, with translation MLDVAWSVDELARTRLAFSPLWEIVASAGVLRHPGEHALHLPWVKQAAAALDEAGVDVTPLADLVAGRHVPRFLAPAPASPVPELADELADLRDVPARAVRRELERMDPPWPAALTRLHRDPEAGLERLANLMERYWAVALAPAWPRMRALLEGDVLHRSRLVAAGAVQDLFADLAPAVRWADGGLTVGEEFLVHAPGASHGRGLVLAPSVFVWPRVVSRTHAGSQPVLRYPARGLAGLWEAGGTQSPAALRGVLGRSRSILLAALATPADTAGLVRRTGLKPAVVAKHLELLALAGLLTTAPDGTHVRTAAADELVAAGA, from the coding sequence GTGCTCGACGTGGCCTGGTCCGTGGACGAGCTCGCGCGGACGCGGCTGGCGTTCTCGCCGTTGTGGGAGATCGTGGCCAGCGCCGGCGTGCTGCGGCACCCGGGGGAGCACGCGCTGCACCTGCCCTGGGTGAAGCAGGCAGCCGCGGCGCTGGACGAGGCCGGGGTGGACGTCACGCCGCTGGCCGACCTGGTGGCCGGCCGGCACGTGCCGCGGTTCCTGGCGCCGGCGCCCGCGTCGCCGGTGCCGGAGCTGGCCGACGAGCTGGCGGACCTGCGCGACGTCCCGGCCCGCGCGGTCCGGCGCGAGCTGGAGCGGATGGACCCGCCGTGGCCGGCCGCGCTCACCCGGCTGCACCGCGATCCGGAAGCCGGGCTGGAGCGGCTGGCGAACCTGATGGAGCGCTACTGGGCGGTGGCCCTCGCGCCCGCGTGGCCGCGTATGCGTGCGCTGCTGGAAGGCGATGTCCTGCACCGTTCCCGGCTGGTCGCGGCCGGCGCGGTGCAGGACCTCTTCGCCGACCTGGCGCCCGCCGTCCGGTGGGCCGACGGCGGGCTGACCGTCGGCGAAGAGTTCCTGGTACACGCGCCCGGTGCGTCACACGGGCGGGGACTGGTGCTGGCGCCGTCGGTTTTCGTCTGGCCGCGGGTGGTTTCCCGGACGCACGCGGGTTCGCAGCCCGTGCTGAGGTATCCGGCGCGGGGGCTGGCCGGGCTGTGGGAGGCCGGCGGAACGCAGTCGCCCGCCGCGTTGCGCGGGGTTCTCGGGCGCAGCCGCAGCATCCTGCTCGCCGCACTCGCGACGCCCGCCGACACGGCCGGGCTGGTGCGGCGCACCGGGCTGAAGCCGGCCGTCGTCGCCAAACACCTGGAGCTGCTGGCCCTCGCCGGCCTGCTCACGACCGCACCGGACGGCACGCACGTCCGCACCGCCGCGGCCGACGAGCTGGTCGCGGCCGGGGCCTGA
- a CDS encoding FAD-binding oxidoreductase: MTISRRTFLVLSGAAATGLGARPGPDLWDGLRRRLTGSLLRPGDTGYEEARHGYFTIYDHHPAAIAGCARAEDVQACVDFAARHGIPLAARSGGHSYAGYSTVDGGLVVDLGRLAGIEVRPDGRAVVGAGARLGPVYAALGAAGRALPAGTCPTVGIAGLTLGGGVGVLGRAYGLTCDHLESARVVTADGCLRTVSAASEPDLLWALRGGGGGNFGIVTSFTFRTVAAPDLTSFSLQFPPAAGAALFAAWQDWQPRMPDELWSDLGLGATAANFGGCFVGPRTRLKPILDDFVRQVGTAPVAREEPETDFLGTMRYFAGCDDLSGPSCGPGWGGGGGRVQPAGYVATSRMLMRPAADPAAVVAMVSEDPGAYTIVDGGGGAIARGDSAFPHRRALASFQFLHDVAPAGEAAARREIGRLRDGLGPEFGTTGYVNYLDPEMPDWGRAYYGANLPRLRAIARRYDPDGLFSFPQAVTRA, encoded by the coding sequence ATGACGATCAGCAGGCGGACGTTCCTGGTGCTGTCCGGGGCGGCGGCCACCGGGCTCGGCGCGAGACCGGGGCCCGATCTCTGGGACGGGCTCCGGCGGCGGCTGACCGGGTCGCTGCTGCGCCCCGGCGACACGGGTTACGAGGAAGCGCGCCACGGCTACTTCACGATCTACGACCACCACCCGGCCGCGATCGCGGGCTGCGCGCGGGCCGAGGACGTCCAGGCCTGTGTGGACTTCGCGGCCCGGCACGGCATTCCGCTCGCCGCCCGGTCCGGCGGCCACAGCTACGCCGGTTACTCCACTGTGGACGGTGGCTTGGTGGTGGACCTCGGCCGGCTCGCCGGCATCGAGGTCCGGCCGGACGGGCGCGCGGTCGTCGGGGCCGGCGCCCGGCTGGGCCCGGTCTACGCGGCGCTCGGCGCGGCCGGTCGCGCGCTGCCCGCGGGGACCTGCCCGACCGTCGGCATCGCCGGGCTCACGCTCGGCGGCGGCGTCGGGGTTTTGGGCCGCGCGTACGGGCTGACCTGCGACCACCTCGAGTCCGCGCGGGTGGTGACGGCGGATGGCTGCCTGCGCACCGTTTCGGCGGCCAGCGAACCGGACCTGCTGTGGGCGCTGCGCGGCGGGGGCGGCGGCAACTTCGGCATCGTCACCTCGTTCACCTTCCGCACCGTGGCGGCCCCGGATCTGACGTCGTTCAGCTTGCAGTTCCCGCCCGCGGCGGGCGCGGCGCTGTTCGCCGCGTGGCAGGACTGGCAGCCGCGGATGCCCGACGAGCTGTGGTCCGACCTCGGACTCGGCGCCACGGCGGCGAACTTCGGCGGCTGTTTCGTCGGGCCGCGGACCCGGCTGAAGCCGATCCTCGACGACTTCGTCCGGCAGGTGGGGACGGCGCCGGTCGCGCGGGAGGAGCCGGAGACGGACTTCCTCGGCACCATGCGGTACTTCGCCGGCTGCGACGACCTGTCCGGCCCGTCGTGCGGGCCCGGCTGGGGCGGCGGCGGGGGACGGGTGCAGCCAGCCGGCTACGTGGCGACCTCGCGGATGCTCATGCGGCCCGCCGCGGACCCGGCCGCGGTGGTCGCCATGGTGAGCGAGGATCCCGGTGCTTACACGATCGTGGACGGCGGGGGCGGCGCGATCGCGCGCGGCGACTCCGCGTTCCCGCACCGGCGGGCGCTCGCGAGTTTCCAGTTCCTGCACGACGTCGCGCCGGCCGGGGAGGCGGCGGCGCGGCGGGAGATCGGCCGCCTGCGTGACGGGCTCGGGCCGGAGTTCGGCACCACCGGCTACGTCAACTACCTCGACCCGGAGATGCCCGACTGGGGCCGGGCCTACTACGGCGCGAACCTGCCGAGGCTGCGCGCCATCGCCCGCCGTTATGACCCGGACGGGTTATTCTCCTTCCCCCAGGCCGTAACCCGTGCCTGA